A section of the Deinococcus taeanensis genome encodes:
- the meaB gene encoding methylmalonyl Co-A mutase-associated GTPase MeaB — MTARPVPPAGPLLDRYRAGDLRALARAVTLAEAGLPAARPLLRAAREQGARAVVLGVTGSPGSGKSTLSDALIAQLRARGQRVAVLAVDPSSPYSGGAILGDRIRMLRHHADEGVFVRSLASRGALGGLSERTMGVLALMEGAGFDWVILETVGVGQSEVDVAAACDHTLLVLTPAGGDGVQAFKAGIMEIADVIAVNKADLPGADRTVRELMAAQGLGAHDEHTWMAPIRKTIASKGEGVERVIEAVEAHRTHLGEAGLQRRREARAAFEVRTLVQERLLRRAREVSGDLYARVARGEMDADEAADRLLLGEA, encoded by the coding sequence ATGACCGCCCGCCCTGTGCCGCCCGCCGGTCCGCTCCTGGACCGTTACCGCGCCGGGGATCTGCGCGCCCTGGCCCGCGCCGTCACCCTGGCTGAGGCGGGCCTGCCGGCCGCCCGGCCCCTGCTGCGCGCCGCCCGGGAGCAGGGTGCGCGCGCCGTGGTGCTGGGCGTGACTGGCAGTCCCGGCAGCGGCAAAAGTACCCTCTCGGACGCCCTGATCGCGCAGTTGCGTGCCCGCGGGCAGCGGGTCGCGGTGCTTGCCGTGGATCCCAGCAGTCCGTACAGTGGCGGCGCGATCCTGGGCGACCGGATCCGCATGCTGCGCCACCACGCGGACGAAGGGGTGTTCGTGCGTTCCCTCGCGAGCCGTGGCGCGCTGGGCGGCCTGTCCGAGCGGACCATGGGCGTGCTGGCGCTGATGGAAGGTGCCGGGTTCGACTGGGTGATTCTGGAGACCGTGGGTGTCGGTCAGTCTGAGGTGGACGTCGCGGCCGCGTGCGATCACACGCTGCTGGTCCTGACGCCCGCCGGCGGGGACGGCGTGCAGGCCTTCAAGGCGGGCATCATGGAGATCGCGGACGTCATCGCGGTGAACAAGGCCGACCTGCCGGGGGCGGACCGCACCGTGCGTGAACTGATGGCCGCTCAGGGCCTCGGCGCGCACGACGAGCACACCTGGATGGCGCCCATCCGCAAGACCATCGCGTCAAAAGGCGAGGGCGTGGAGCGCGTTATTGAGGCCGTTGAGGCCCACCGCACGCACCTGGGTGAAGCGGGGTTGCAGCGCCGCCGGGAAGCGCGCGCCGCGTTTGAGGTGCGGACGCTGGTGCAGGAGCGCCTGCTGCGCCGCGCGCGGGAGGTCAGCGGCGACCTGTATGCCCGCGTGGCCCGCGGGGAAATGGACGCGGACGAGGCCGCCGACCGGCTGCTGCTGGGTGAGGCGTGA
- the glcF gene encoding glycolate oxidase subunit GlcF, with protein sequence MNNDIPVQALGGQGEIMAHAVDACVHCGFCLPACPTYALLGDEMDSPRGRIVLMKEVLEGQLPLMDAAPHLDRCLGCQACVTACPSGVPYGELITAFRGWSEPQRDRSVFDRAKRWAILKALPAPKVFSVAARAGQFAKPLAPALPAALRGPLDLLPERVPALQPSPAFTPSQGPRRGRVAFLVGCAQQALAPNFNAATLRVLSRNGIEVVIPEGQGCCGAAALHTGAREEALKLVRANLNAFQPEEFDAILSNAAGCGAGLKEYPAVLHGESDEARARAFAAKVMDISEYLNALLQSGDLAPPMPARRPLNVAYHDACHLAHAQGVRAAPRALLRAIPGVSVLEVPEGDLCCGSAGTYNLEQPELAGQLGQRKAQNILSTTPDLIASGNIGCHTQIQSHVRRQGSPVPVMHTIEVLDLAYRGEL encoded by the coding sequence GTGAACAACGACATTCCCGTGCAGGCCCTGGGCGGCCAGGGCGAGATCATGGCCCACGCGGTGGACGCCTGCGTGCACTGCGGTTTCTGCCTGCCGGCCTGCCCCACGTACGCCCTGCTGGGCGATGAGATGGACAGCCCGCGTGGCCGGATCGTGCTGATGAAGGAGGTGCTGGAAGGCCAGCTGCCCCTTATGGACGCCGCGCCGCACCTCGACCGCTGCCTGGGCTGTCAGGCGTGCGTCACCGCCTGTCCCAGCGGGGTGCCGTACGGAGAACTCATCACGGCGTTCCGCGGCTGGAGCGAACCGCAACGCGACCGCAGCGTCTTCGACCGGGCCAAACGCTGGGCGATCCTCAAGGCCCTGCCCGCCCCGAAGGTCTTCAGCGTGGCCGCCCGCGCCGGACAGTTCGCCAAGCCACTGGCGCCCGCACTGCCAGCGGCGCTGCGCGGCCCGCTCGATCTGCTGCCCGAGCGGGTGCCGGCCCTGCAGCCCAGCCCGGCCTTCACGCCTTCACAGGGCCCACGCCGGGGACGCGTGGCGTTCCTGGTGGGGTGCGCGCAGCAGGCGCTCGCCCCGAACTTCAACGCCGCGACCCTGCGCGTGCTCAGCCGCAACGGCATCGAGGTCGTGATTCCTGAAGGGCAGGGCTGCTGCGGCGCTGCGGCGCTGCACACCGGGGCGCGTGAAGAAGCACTGAAACTCGTGCGGGCGAACCTGAACGCCTTCCAGCCCGAGGAATTCGACGCGATTCTCTCCAACGCGGCCGGGTGCGGCGCGGGACTCAAGGAATACCCGGCGGTGCTGCACGGCGAGAGCGACGAGGCGCGCGCCAGGGCCTTCGCGGCGAAGGTCATGGATATCAGCGAGTACCTGAACGCCCTGCTGCAGAGCGGCGACCTGGCCCCGCCCATGCCGGCCCGCCGCCCCCTGAACGTGGCGTACCACGACGCCTGCCACCTCGCGCACGCGCAGGGCGTGCGAGCGGCGCCTCGCGCGCTGCTGCGCGCCATTCCAGGTGTCAGCGTTCTGGAAGTTCCCGAGGGGGACCTGTGCTGCGGGTCCGCCGGCACGTACAACCTGGAGCAGCCGGAACTGGCCGGTCAGCTGGGACAGCGCAAGGCGCAGAACATCCTCTCCACCACACCGGACCTGATCGCCAGCGGGAACATTGGCTGCCACACGCAGATTCAGAGTCATGTGCGCCGACAGGGAAGTCCCGTGCCGGTCATGCACACCATTGAGGTGCTGGACCTCGCCTACCGGGGCGAACTGTGA
- a CDS encoding LLM class flavin-dependent oxidoreductase, with product MTGSRALPLSVLDLVPVPLGTGAPQAVEDALTYAAEAERLGYHRYWVAEHHNMGALASSVPLAVLAAASQRTTRIRLGSGGVMLPNHAPLSVAEGYRLLSALAPGRVDLGLGRAPGTDGRTARALRGAPGLLEEPFERQLADLMAFGTGEYPAGHPFAGTVAAPAGEGLFPPLWILSSSGYGAHVAAHVGAGLAFAWHINPDTAQARAAADAYRAAFQPSAAFPQPRVLVAASVVTAPTAEEAEDLSLPLGLMFLRLTRGESAPYPSVAEARAYPYSTQERALADSLRRRAVIGDPASVAARLCALARDTGADELIISVNIPDPALRQRALVLVMNAVRAHEAREVTPV from the coding sequence ATGACCGGTTCCCGTGCGCTGCCCCTGTCCGTGCTTGACCTGGTGCCCGTCCCCCTGGGCACCGGCGCGCCCCAGGCGGTCGAAGACGCCCTCACGTACGCTGCGGAGGCCGAGCGCCTCGGCTACCACCGCTACTGGGTGGCCGAACATCACAACATGGGCGCCCTGGCCTCCAGCGTTCCCCTGGCCGTCCTGGCCGCCGCGTCCCAGCGCACCACCCGCATCCGGCTCGGCTCAGGCGGAGTCATGCTGCCCAACCACGCCCCCCTGAGCGTGGCCGAAGGGTACCGGCTGCTGTCGGCCCTCGCCCCCGGCCGGGTAGACCTGGGCCTGGGCCGCGCGCCCGGCACCGACGGCCGCACCGCCCGCGCCCTGCGCGGCGCGCCGGGACTTCTGGAAGAACCGTTCGAGCGGCAGCTCGCGGACCTGATGGCCTTCGGCACCGGCGAGTACCCGGCCGGGCACCCGTTCGCGGGCACCGTGGCCGCTCCGGCCGGCGAGGGGCTGTTCCCGCCCCTGTGGATCCTGAGCAGCAGCGGCTACGGAGCGCACGTGGCGGCGCACGTGGGCGCAGGCCTGGCCTTCGCCTGGCACATCAACCCGGACACCGCCCAGGCCCGCGCCGCCGCGGACGCGTACCGGGCGGCCTTCCAGCCGTCCGCGGCGTTCCCACAGCCGCGCGTGCTGGTGGCTGCCAGCGTCGTCACCGCCCCCACCGCCGAGGAAGCCGAGGACCTGAGCCTGCCGTTGGGCCTGATGTTCCTGCGCCTGACCCGCGGCGAGAGCGCCCCGTACCCCAGCGTGGCCGAAGCCCGCGCCTACCCGTACAGCACTCAGGAGCGGGCGCTGGCCGACAGCCTGCGCCGGCGCGCAGTCATCGGCGACCCGGCCAGCGTGGCCGCCCGCCTGTGCGCCCTGGCGCGCGACACCGGGGCCGATGAGCTGATCATCAGCGTGAATATTCCCGACCCGGCCCTGCGCCAGCGGGCTCTGGTCCTCGTGATGAATGCCGTGCGCGCCCACGAGGCGCGTGAGGTCACCCCGGTCTGA
- a CDS encoding SRPBCC family protein, translating into MWNEQFTATSTAAPERLYALWADVTTWPAWNADVTRAELHGPFATNSVIHMTTGDGTLELRLADVRANEQFTDEVLMDGLTIRTTHQLQRLPGGHTQVTYALQITGENAAQVGPELGPAITHDFPQTIAALIRHAEQ; encoded by the coding sequence ATGTGGAACGAACAATTTACCGCCACGAGCACCGCCGCGCCTGAACGCCTCTACGCCCTCTGGGCCGACGTGACCACCTGGCCCGCATGGAATGCCGACGTGACCCGCGCCGAGCTGCACGGTCCTTTCGCCACGAACAGCGTCATTCACATGACCACCGGCGACGGCACCCTCGAACTGCGCCTCGCCGACGTCCGCGCGAACGAACAGTTCACCGACGAGGTCCTCATGGACGGCCTGACCATCCGCACCACCCACCAGCTCCAGCGGCTGCCCGGCGGCCACACCCAGGTGACCTACGCGCTGCAGATCACCGGTGAGAACGCCGCGCAGGTCGGCCCGGAACTGGGTCCCGCCATCACGCACGACTTCCCCCAGACCATCGCCGCACTTATCCGCCACGCTGAACAGTAA
- a CDS encoding isoprenylcysteine carboxyl methyltransferase family protein, whose protein sequence is MKARTAAGGLFAFLVVQRLLELRLARANERWARARGAVESGQEHYALFFVLHPAWMLLTLAEGRANAGRVNVPALLLFVLAQPLRYWVIRTLGRYWNTRILIVPGAERVTGGPFRLMKHPNYAVVALEIAAAPLAVGAWRTAALFTLLNAALLLGLRIPAEERALAEYGRTAR, encoded by the coding sequence GTGAAGGCCCGCACCGCGGCCGGTGGGCTCTTTGCGTTCCTGGTGGTGCAGCGCCTGCTGGAGTTGCGCTTGGCCCGGGCGAATGAACGGTGGGCGCGCGCGCGGGGCGCCGTCGAGTCCGGGCAGGAACACTACGCGCTGTTTTTCGTGCTGCACCCCGCGTGGATGCTCCTGACGCTCGCGGAAGGCCGCGCGAATGCCGGGCGTGTGAACGTGCCGGCGCTGCTGCTGTTCGTGCTGGCGCAGCCGCTGCGGTACTGGGTGATCCGCACGCTGGGCCGCTACTGGAACACCCGCATCCTGATCGTGCCCGGCGCAGAGCGGGTGACGGGCGGGCCCTTCCGGCTCATGAAACACCCGAACTACGCGGTGGTGGCGCTGGAGATTGCGGCCGCGCCCCTGGCGGTGGGGGCGTGGCGTACGGCCGCGCTGTTCACCCTGCTGAATGCCGCGCTGCTGCTGGGCCTGCGCATTCCTGCCGAGGAGCGGGCGCTGGCGGAGTACGGCCGCACGGCACGCTGA
- a CDS encoding MFS transporter: MQASVTSTAARHAAAIAVAVTAGHFINDAYSAMLTPLTPALQAKYGVSIAAVTFLSSVYSLTSSVLQPLLGILGERIDRRYAAALGPLMTGVGLTLMGFVPWFGGLVLLVAVAGFGSGFFHPAGAAYVAQHSPPDKRGLWASLFSAGGTAGMALGPVFAGVGLPHLPWFALIGLVIAAVTFAVTPGGVQKARRVSLAEYAGIFRGPLVWLWAMAVLRSLASMGYNAMLPFMMLARGFGAREVAITLAVYSVASAIGGIIGGRLSDRYGRTAVLRGAILSTIPFFAALILSSPAHWWFYPLTFIVGAAVNASIPVGVVAAQEYAPGHVAVASSIMMGFSWGFAGLLVFLVGALADATTPTTAALTSLALLIPSALIAARLPEPQKTRFD; this comes from the coding sequence ATGCAGGCCAGCGTCACCTCCACCGCCGCCCGGCACGCCGCTGCCATCGCCGTGGCCGTCACCGCCGGACATTTCATCAATGACGCGTACAGCGCCATGCTCACCCCGCTCACCCCCGCCCTGCAGGCCAAGTACGGCGTGAGCATCGCCGCCGTGACGTTTCTCTCCAGCGTGTACTCCCTGACGAGCAGCGTCCTGCAGCCCCTCCTGGGAATCCTGGGCGAACGCATTGACCGGCGCTACGCCGCCGCGCTGGGCCCGCTGATGACCGGCGTGGGCCTGACCCTCATGGGTTTCGTGCCCTGGTTCGGGGGCCTGGTGCTGCTGGTCGCCGTGGCCGGCTTCGGAAGCGGCTTCTTCCATCCGGCCGGCGCGGCGTACGTCGCGCAGCACAGTCCGCCCGACAAGCGCGGCCTGTGGGCCAGCCTGTTCAGTGCGGGCGGCACGGCCGGCATGGCGCTGGGGCCGGTGTTCGCCGGGGTGGGCCTCCCGCACCTGCCGTGGTTCGCCCTGATCGGCCTGGTGATTGCCGCGGTCACCTTCGCCGTGACGCCCGGCGGGGTGCAGAAGGCCCGGCGCGTCTCCCTGGCTGAGTACGCCGGCATTTTCCGCGGGCCGCTGGTGTGGCTCTGGGCCATGGCCGTCCTGCGGTCCCTGGCCAGCATGGGTTACAACGCCATGCTGCCGTTCATGATGCTCGCCCGCGGCTTCGGGGCGCGTGAGGTCGCGATCACGCTGGCCGTGTACTCCGTGGCGAGCGCAATCGGCGGCATCATCGGGGGGCGTCTGAGCGACCGGTACGGCCGCACCGCGGTGCTGCGCGGCGCGATTCTCAGCACCATTCCCTTTTTCGCCGCGCTGATTCTCTCCAGCCCCGCCCACTGGTGGTTCTATCCGCTGACGTTCATCGTGGGGGCCGCCGTGAACGCCAGCATCCCTGTCGGCGTGGTCGCCGCGCAGGAGTACGCCCCCGGCCACGTGGCGGTGGCCAGTTCCATCATGATGGGGTTCTCCTGGGGCTTCGCGGGCCTGCTGGTGTTCCTCGTGGGCGCCCTGGCAGACGCCACCACGCCGACCACCGCCGCGCTCACGAGCCTCGCGCTGCTGATTCCCAGCGCCCTCATCGCCGCGCGCCTGCCCGAACCCCAGAAAACCCGGTTCGACTGA
- a CDS encoding MarR family winged helix-turn-helix transcriptional regulator, which produces MPLEPGNSPGFLLWHATLRWQRELAAALDPLGLTHVQFVLLACAWWLNTKGVQPNQLTLSQQAGIDVKMTSQVLRALEDKGLIERHTDPLDTRAKRLHVTDRGAALAPRAIEVVEQVDHAFFHPALSAGNLQFLRELARHGER; this is translated from the coding sequence ATGCCGCTCGAACCCGGCAACAGCCCAGGTTTTCTGCTGTGGCACGCCACGTTGCGCTGGCAGCGTGAGCTGGCGGCCGCGCTGGACCCGCTCGGCCTCACCCACGTGCAGTTCGTCCTGCTGGCCTGCGCGTGGTGGCTGAACACGAAGGGCGTGCAGCCCAACCAGCTGACCCTGTCCCAGCAGGCAGGAATTGACGTGAAGATGACCTCACAGGTGCTGCGCGCCCTGGAAGACAAGGGGCTGATCGAGCGGCACACCGACCCGCTGGATACGCGCGCCAAACGACTGCACGTGACAGACCGGGGCGCCGCGCTTGCCCCGCGCGCCATCGAGGTGGTCGAGCAGGTCGACCACGCCTTCTTCCACCCGGCGCTGTCCGCAGGGAACCTTCAGTTCCTGCGGGAGCTCGCGCGGCACGGCGAGCGCTGA